The Triticum dicoccoides isolate Atlit2015 ecotype Zavitan unplaced genomic scaffold, WEW_v2.0 scaffold82470, whole genome shotgun sequence sequence CTGCTTCAAGATATTCTGTACTGCTACTCTTCACTACAGAGAACCCTTTTTGCACTTCCCTAAGCTTGCTAATTCCACATCTCCAAGTAGTAGCTGCAAAAGATGAGTACCAAATTAGCATAAAGGACACCCTGTACTACTACTTCAAACTACTCGGTACTTCTCTCAGTGTAACTATGGTACTGACTCCCTAGCAGGAATAATTCTCAGCAGGTACTTCCTCGCTCGCATGTTGTACTGCTCTGTACTTCTACCTAAATATTGTATGTACTCCCAATTACTGCTACCTTTGTACTTCCCGTCGAACACCTCGATGGTAGGGATACACAGGCTACTACCAGTCTATTTCGCCGCCGCTCGAGCTAATCAGCTACGCCGGGGCGCGCCTCCGCCCGGAGCCCTGTACCACCGCCATCCATGGAGATCTCCCTGGATGCGCTGCTGGGTGTGCAGAGGCACAAGCAGGACCTGGCCTACCGCCTCGCACATGACGTCTCGGGGTTGCTCCTCTACCTTCACGTGCAGACGCCGCAGCTCCCGTGGCCCGGCCCGCCGCTCAAGCTCCTCCCCTTGGACATCGAGCTCCCCGCCGCCCCCTTCACGGTCGGCGTCGATCTCCCGGCCCTGGACGTCGCGTCCTTCGTGGAGATCGGCGGCCGACTCACGCTGGCCGGGTCCGACCTCGGCGCCTCCGTCGGCGGCGCCGTGCAGCAGCTGTCGCGGCAGCTTCCCGCGCCGTTCCACGCGCGGCGCCGGAAGTGGGAGGGGGACGCCGCGCCGCCGACGCCCGTGGCGGCGGTGGATGAGGGGGAAGCGGGGATCGCTACGGAGAGGGCTGTCGAGGGCGGGGTAGCCTTGGAGGGCGTCGGGGAAGGAGGATCGGGTCGGGTCGGGTCGGGTCGGTCTCCGATTCAAAACTACCTTATATAGGGGCTTGCCTATTGTAGAATATTATTCTACAATCAGTtgtagaatagacccaccctatatatatgtgtgtgtgtgtgtgtgtgtgtgtgtgtgtgtgtataatttCTCCTATAATTTGCAGATCATTACATGCAGGCATTAGGTGAGATGGTATTCTCCGTCAGGAGTTATGACCTGCTCAAGCAAAAATCCCGTCATTTCCTCTTGAAAGGCTTGTAtgcggttgatgtctactacgcaactttattcttgtagactcgtgttgggcctccaagcgcagaggtttgtaggatagtagcaagttttcctcaagtggatgacctaaggtttatcaatccatgggagg is a genomic window containing:
- the LOC119348033 gene encoding uncharacterized protein LOC119348033, with amino-acid sequence MEISLDALLGVQRHKQDLAYRLAHDVSGLLLYLHVQTPQLPWPGPPLKLLPLDIELPAAPFTVGVDLPALDVASFVEIGGRLTLAGSDLGASVGGAVQQLSRQLPAPFHARRRKWEGDAAPPTPVAAVDEGEAGIATERAVEGGVALEGVGEGGSGRVGS